A stretch of Leptospira andrefontaineae DNA encodes these proteins:
- a CDS encoding chemotaxis protein CheW: MRAMQINANQYLTFRLGQDEFGVEILKVREILEFREPTRVPRTSKFISGVINLRGNVVSVMDLAKLFQNRDIESTKRTCIIILEIPNEENKVIAGVLVDSVNEVATIPPECVDPVPAFGANIKTDFIRGIGKLENRVIILLNPAMMLDFNEVISLYGKTEEEMENLTPVGQEG; the protein is encoded by the coding sequence ATGAGAGCAATGCAAATTAACGCAAACCAGTATCTCACATTTCGACTTGGTCAGGACGAGTTCGGAGTGGAGATACTTAAGGTAAGGGAGATCTTAGAATTTCGCGAACCTACTAGGGTGCCTAGAACATCCAAGTTCATCAGCGGAGTGATCAATCTAAGAGGAAATGTAGTCTCGGTAATGGACCTTGCAAAATTATTCCAGAACCGCGACATAGAGTCCACAAAACGTACCTGCATTATCATTTTAGAAATTCCTAATGAAGAGAATAAAGTGATTGCGGGAGTTTTAGTGGATTCAGTGAACGAAGTGGCTACCATTCCTCCGGAATGCGTGGACCCTGTTCCTGCTTTCGGGGCTAATATCAAGACCGATTTCATTCGAGGAATAGGAAAACTGGAGAACAGGGTGATCATTCTTCTTAATCCGGCGATGATGCTTGATTTTAACGAAGTAATTTCCTTATACGGTAAAACCGAAGAAGAAATGGAAAATCTTACTCCGGTAGGCCAGGAAGGATGA
- a CDS encoding methyl-accepting chemotaxis protein, with translation MSIAQKLLAIIVIGLVGLGIIDGLSIYQMNQIQKGGNGASASSNWENISASFSELRSLVRENYWNKDQNRRSEIISQIQKDRETISSTLSENSDIVSDKKEAELISTVKSASEEYLQTFANGILLENANSLEESEFKAKEEIAAKKFLSSLKGRSEYATVSFKQKGIETESSVLSASILLILISIGIITSFAILSWRIGIQISQQLGGDYSLLSKITKKIASGDLTSEIDTDHMNQNGLLLQLSILQSSLKDLLFEMTKMSKEHEAGDIDVKIDSSKFTGAFKTMSEGINDMVFAHIAVKKKAMECFKQFGEGNMDADIEKLPGKKQFINETIDQVRANINGLVTEMSKMSKEHEAGDIDVKIDSSKFKGTFKTMSDGINDMVFSHIAVKKKAMECFKQFGEGNMDADIEKLPGKKQFINETIDQVRANIKGLIAEMTKMAQEHEAGDIDVKIDSSKFKGAFKTMSDGINDMVFAHIAVKKKAMECFKQFGEGNMDADIEKLPGKKQFINETIDQVRANIKGLIEEMSKMAQEHEAGDIDIKIDSSKFKGAFKTMSDGINDMVFSHIAVKKKAMECFKQFGEGNMDADIEKLPGKKRFINEAIDQVRANIKGLIADANELAEAAVLGKLDTRADATKHKGDFKRIIEGVNATLEAIVGPINEVMDIQSSLEQGDLTQFVKGNYKGKLGELRDSVNSTIDKLSRSISEVGKAASSFASAAEEVSATSQTMSQGATEQSANVEETSASLEEMTATIEQNADNSRQTEVMASSMVNHANEGGEAVRLAVQAMKDIAEKITSVEDIAYQTNLLALNAAIEAARAGEHGMGFAVVANEVRKLAERSQSYAGEISHFAKNSVNVAERAGSLIEEIIPNITKISDLIREVSAASREQKQGVGQINTAMSQLDRVTQQNAAASEELSSMAEELSAQAQGLQKVVQHFKINGMEEVYSGSSFEPVHSGKSSGNSKEYRNGNHTFNESKFGRF, from the coding sequence ATGAGCATTGCACAGAAGTTACTTGCAATCATTGTAATTGGGTTAGTCGGTCTTGGAATTATAGACGGACTTTCCATCTATCAAATGAATCAGATACAAAAAGGTGGAAATGGGGCATCCGCTTCTTCTAATTGGGAAAATATATCCGCTTCTTTTTCTGAATTAAGATCTCTAGTCAGAGAAAATTATTGGAATAAGGACCAGAACCGAAGATCGGAAATTATATCCCAAATCCAAAAAGATCGGGAAACAATCTCTTCCACCTTATCCGAAAACTCAGATATAGTTTCCGATAAAAAGGAAGCAGAACTTATTTCCACTGTGAAATCGGCTTCTGAGGAATACTTACAAACCTTTGCAAACGGGATCCTACTAGAAAACGCGAATAGTTTAGAAGAAAGTGAATTCAAAGCGAAGGAAGAAATAGCTGCGAAGAAGTTTCTTTCTTCACTGAAAGGTAGATCAGAATATGCGACCGTTTCCTTTAAACAAAAAGGTATAGAAACTGAATCTTCCGTTTTATCAGCATCCATTCTTTTGATCTTAATTTCCATAGGGATTATAACGTCTTTCGCCATCCTGAGCTGGAGGATCGGAATTCAGATCAGCCAACAGTTAGGTGGAGATTATTCTCTTCTTTCCAAGATTACGAAAAAAATTGCCTCAGGAGATCTGACTAGCGAGATCGATACGGACCATATGAACCAAAACGGTCTGCTATTACAGTTATCTATCCTTCAATCTTCCTTAAAGGATCTTTTGTTCGAAATGACAAAAATGTCCAAAGAACATGAAGCCGGGGACATCGACGTTAAGATCGATAGCTCCAAGTTCACCGGTGCATTCAAAACAATGTCGGAAGGCATTAACGATATGGTCTTTGCTCATATCGCAGTTAAGAAAAAAGCGATGGAATGTTTTAAACAATTCGGCGAAGGAAATATGGATGCCGATATCGAAAAACTTCCAGGTAAAAAACAATTCATTAACGAAACCATCGACCAAGTTAGAGCTAATATAAATGGTTTAGTAACTGAAATGAGTAAAATGTCCAAGGAGCATGAAGCCGGAGACATCGACGTTAAGATCGATAGTTCCAAGTTCAAAGGCACATTCAAAACAATGTCGGACGGCATTAACGATATGGTCTTCTCTCATATCGCAGTTAAGAAAAAAGCGATGGAATGTTTTAAACAGTTCGGCGAAGGAAATATGGATGCCGATATCGAAAAACTTCCGGGTAAAAAACAATTCATTAACGAAACCATCGACCAAGTAAGAGCTAATATAAAAGGCCTGATCGCGGAAATGACAAAAATGGCCCAAGAACATGAGGCCGGAGACATCGACGTTAAGATCGATAGCTCCAAGTTCAAAGGCGCATTCAAAACAATGTCTGACGGCATTAACGATATGGTTTTTGCTCATATCGCTGTTAAGAAAAAAGCGATGGAATGTTTTAAACAATTCGGCGAAGGAAATATGGATGCCGATATCGAAAAACTTCCAGGTAAAAAACAATTCATTAACGAAACCATCGACCAAGTTAGAGCTAATATCAAAGGTCTGATCGAAGAGATGTCAAAAATGGCCCAAGAACATGAGGCCGGAGACATTGACATTAAGATCGATAGCTCCAAGTTTAAAGGTGCATTCAAAACAATGTCTGACGGCATTAACGATATGGTCTTCTCTCATATCGCAGTTAAGAAAAAAGCGATGGAATGTTTTAAACAGTTCGGCGAAGGAAATATGGATGCCGATATCGAAAAACTTCCAGGTAAAAAAAGATTTATCAACGAAGCGATCGATCAAGTTCGTGCGAATATTAAAGGTTTAATCGCGGACGCTAACGAATTGGCGGAAGCGGCAGTATTAGGAAAACTTGATACCAGAGCAGATGCAACCAAACATAAAGGAGACTTCAAGCGGATCATTGAAGGTGTAAACGCTACTTTAGAGGCGATCGTCGGACCGATCAATGAAGTAATGGATATCCAATCCTCCTTAGAACAAGGGGATCTTACCCAATTCGTCAAAGGAAACTATAAAGGTAAATTAGGCGAACTAAGAGATTCGGTAAACAGTACAATAGACAAACTTTCCAGAAGCATTTCGGAAGTAGGAAAAGCCGCGTCTTCCTTTGCGAGTGCTGCCGAAGAAGTAAGTGCTACTTCCCAGACAATGAGCCAAGGTGCAACCGAACAATCGGCTAACGTAGAGGAAACAAGCGCTTCCTTGGAAGAAATGACTGCGACTATTGAGCAGAATGCGGATAACTCCAGACAAACCGAAGTGATGGCTTCCAGCATGGTCAACCATGCGAACGAAGGTGGAGAAGCGGTCCGTCTTGCGGTTCAGGCCATGAAAGATATCGCGGAAAAGATCACGTCTGTGGAAGATATCGCCTATCAAACGAATCTTCTTGCATTGAACGCAGCGATTGAAGCAGCTCGTGCTGGAGAACATGGAATGGGATTCGCGGTAGTGGCTAATGAAGTAAGAAAACTTGCGGAAAGAAGCCAAAGTTATGCGGGAGAGATCAGTCACTTTGCCAAAAATTCGGTTAACGTGGCAGAAAGAGCAGGAAGCCTGATAGAGGAGATTATCCCGAATATCACCAAAATTTCAGATCTGATCAGAGAAGTTTCTGCAGCGAGTAGAGAGCAAAAGCAAGGCGTGGGACAGATCAATACTGCGATGAGCCAGTTGGATCGAGTAACCCAACAAAACGCTGCCGCTTCTGAAGAGTTGTCCAGTATGGCTGAAGAGTTATCCGCGCAGGCTCAAGGTTTGCAGAAAGTCGTTCAACATTTCAAAATCAACGGAATGGAAGAAGTTTACTCAGGCTCCTCTTTTGAACCTGTTCACTCCGGCAAATCCTCAGGAAACTCCAAAGAATATCGGAATGGAAACCATACCTTCAACGAATCGAAGTTCGGAAGATTCTAA